The sequence CGGAAGCCATTATACATGAGTTCGAAATCTCAACTTTGCCAACCGGAAATTATTTTCTTGTGCTCGAAATCAAAGACCGTGAAAACAACCTGATGGCTTCGAACCGTGTTTTTTTCGAACGATGGAATGATAGCGAGCAGGAGCTTGCCATGGTTGATGATTCTTATGTTGCGGCATCTTTTGTAAGCAGCATGACGCAAATCGATTCACTCAAGGAATTTATCCGCTCGCTCAGACCGATATCAACTGAGATGGAAAAAGTGTATGTTGACAACAACATGAAGACAGCTGATGTCGCGGCATTACAGCGCTTTTTTCTTAATTTCTGGATACAGCGAAACGAGGCATCGCCTGAAACTGCATGGATCGATTATTACAAGCAGGTGATAAAAGTGAATGCGAATTTCAGCACACGAATTCGAAAAGGGTATGAGACAGATCGTGGATATGTTTATTTAAAATATGGCGAACCAAACACCATTACTGCTGTTCCGCACGAGCCTGCTGCTTATCCGTATGAGATCTGGCATTATTATAAAGTCATGAATCAGAGTAACCGGAAATTTATTTTCTGCAATGCTGATCTTGTAACCAATGATTACGAGCTCATTCACAGCGATGCTATTGGCGAAATTTATGACTCAAACTGGAAATCAAAGTTGCTGAAGCGCAATTTCACCACCAACAGTCTGGATGAGCAGAAGCCCGATTTCGGCTGGGGCAGCAAGGTTGATGAATATTTCAGCACCCCGCACTAACACGCAAAGAAATTCTCACGCAGAGGTCGCAAAGACGCAGAGATATTTCTCACGCAAAGATCGCAGAGGGATTTGTCTCGCGGAAATTTTAGGTAAGCAGAGATTTTTTTATTCCTGTAGTTGAGATGTACTCTTTCATTATTTGAAATTACCGAGAGATTTCTTTACATACGGATTTTCAATTATAATTGAAATAATTGATGATATTTGTAAAAATATATCAGCATGAAAGAAAATCAAATCTCCGAGTTGATTATTAACCTCGCTATTAAGGTTCACTCTATTCTGGGGCCAGGTCTACTTGAGTCTGTATATGAAGAGTGTTTATGTCACGAATTAAAAAAGGCTGGCCTGAGCTTCGTAAGGCAACAACCTGTGAAATTGGTATATGACGGATTGATCATGGATGTTGCTTTTCGTGCAGATATCGTTGTTGAAAACAAAGTAATTATTGAAATGAAAAGCGTTAAAGAAGTTGACAAGGTTATGAAAAAAATCCTGCTGACTTATTTAAGAATTACTGACAAACGTCTGGGTCTTATTTTGAATTTCAATGAAGTTTTGCTGAAAGACGGCATCACCCGAATTGTAAACAACTTGGAGGAGTAGATTACTCAAAATCACCTCGAGCTGGATTGAATTCCAGAATCAAACTTACTCTGTTCTTTTTTTTGTGATCTCTGCGCCATAGCGTTCTCTGCGCGATGCCATTATATATTCTCTCTGCGCCATAGCGCCCTCTGCGCGAACCAGATGCGCACCCTCTCTGCGTCTCTGTGTTCTCTGCGAGAAACACAAGTGAACTCTCTCTGCGCGATACCATTGTATATTCTCTCTGCGCCATAGCGTTCTCTGCGCGAAACAAATGAGTACTCTGCGTCCTCATTCCGAGAGCAGCGGCGAAATCGCATTCAGCCGAACGACCCTGTCTTCGAGCACCCAGCCTTGCGTGCCGTCGGGGGTGATGACGCGAAGCCACGGTGTTTTATTTTCAAGAATACGAACTTTGATGCCTGGCTGAATCATCGCAATCCCTGTCCCGTTCTGGTCCGGAGAACTTCGCAACTGAGCCGCTTCGTTTACAACAATCGCTTTTTTTGAATGGCGGATATTGTAATTTCCGCTGATACTCTGCGCCAGAGCTATTAATACAACAATAAATAAAGATGCTGCGGCCAGAAAGAAAATTCTTCGGCTTTTGTTTGATGCCGAAATCAGAAACAATATAGAGACAGTAAGAAATACAGCGAGTGTGATGATGAAAAAATAGGTCCACCACTGCCATGACATTAGCGCTGATAGCCAGTTCCAGGCCATGATGAAAAAGTTTTCCGGAACAACTTCTGCATTGCCCAGTACTATTTTATTCACAAATGAAAGATTTGCTGCGGCATCTTCGTGCGAAGCATTGAGAAGCAGACATTTTTCGTAACACCATATAGCTGAGGCTGCATCGTTGTTTCGGTATAATGCATTACCGAGGTTGTAATACAAATCGTCTGAATAATAGCCACTGCACAGCAGATCGTTGTAAATAATTACCGACTCTTCATATTTCTTTTCATTATAAAGCGCAGATGCTTTCGAAAAAAGTTCCTGCGGAGTTTGGCTCCAAACGCTGCTCCCAGTTGAGAGTATGAGTAAAACAATTCCAGAAAATATTTTCAGTGTTTTCATTTTACTGCGTGTGTTTGAACTTTTACAATCAGTTCTGCTGATTTTTCATACAACTCTTTTTGACTCATGCGGCCCGCTGCAGGAGCGAATCTCGTGAATTCACATTCATCCAGAATATTTGAAAAATCTTCTGAAATATCTGCTGGCACATTGCTTCGGAGAAGAATTTCCTTTGCATTGGAAAGGCTCAGTTCAGAAAATGGAATAGTGAACTTATCAGTAAGATAGAGCCATAGCGCTTTTGATAATTCTGTATAATACTCTTCGTCTTTACCCTGATCGAGAAATGCTTTTGCCGTTTTTAGACGTCGCCGGGCCTGACGCATGGCCATTCGCATCCGGTATTCCGAAATATTGGCTTTCAGTCTGATTCGTTTACGAAAATACCACAAAATAATGGCTGCAGCCATTATGAGTAACACTACCAAAGTCCAGTATGTGGGCGAAAATGCAAAGGTTTTTGAATGAATAATTAAAGGTGGAGTCTTCTCATGAATATGACGAATATCTTCGTTCAGCAATTTTTCGGAGCTCACATTCGAACCGCTGCCTTTCAGCACTTTTATGCTGTATTCCGGCAACTTAATTGTTTCGTATTTACCTGTGTTTGGATTGAAAAATGCGAATGAAGCGGGTGTTACTTTAAAATCACCTGGAACCGTTGGTTGAAGCAGGAATTCAAAGGTGCGGCTTCCACTGATTCCGTCATTCGTTTTATTAAAGTCATCAATAATATCGGGATCAAACCATTCAAAACTTTCGGGGATGTTGGGTTCCGTCCATTCAATGAGTGGAAGATTGCCGTTACCGCTGACTTTCATTGTGAGCACCACTGCGTCGCCAGTGAAGCATTTGTTGCGATCGATTTCTGTTTCTATATTGAAATCTCCAACAGCACCATTGAATGTTTCCGGTTTTCCATTCTCCGGAAGCGGCATGACTGTTATTGAAAATGGATTGCTGACAATTTTTCTTTTCTCTGTGGTGACACCAAATCCGGCAAAGGGATCGACGCCGGATGAACCAAACGGGTCTTTGAAAAATTGATCAAAAATCGAAAATGGATTATAATTTTGTTGATTGGGAATCTGCACTATTGCTTCGAGTTCAAGCGACGGGACATTGAGTGTTCCTGTTTTTTGCGCTATCAGAGCCACTTTCCTGATTTCACCAACTATATATCTTTTCCCTTCAATGGTCTCTTCCCATGTTTTGGCGGCCGTTTTTGTATCAGTCAGTTCTTCAGTCCAAAAGCCGTCCATAGATGGTGTTTTTTCAATACCATATTGCGAAATGTCGTAGCGCGTATAAAGTCTGTACGACACTGTAAATTGTTCTCCTTCGTACACCCTCAATTTTGATGGAGTTGCAGTCAGAAATAATTCTTTTCCTCCCGAAGTTGTAGTAGGTTGTTTATTGTCGGGTTTGGCTGAATTGTTATTTGCCTGTCCCTGCGATTTTACAGCATTTCCGCTGTTTGTAACGGTGATGTTAATGCTGTTTGAACTATATGTCTGACCTTTGATTTTTACTTTAGCAGGTCCAATTGTATAGGTGCCGGCTGATTTCGGTGCCAGTGTAAAAATCCATTTCGATTCACCGGGACTACTCTGAACAAGTTGTCCGTTTACGATAATCTGCATACCACCGCCACCGGAATACGAAGACTGACCAACCACCTGAAAGCCATCAAACGTAGGTTTGGTGAACGTTTCGGCATTTCCTCCAGACAATGTGTAAGTGACTTTTACTCTGGAGTTAAGTGGAACTGAGCTATAATCGCTCGAAGCAGAAAACTGAATCTGCGCCGTAATTGCCAGACTGAAAAATAAACATGCTATTGAGAAAATCGTTTTCATAGTTTACCAGTCTTTGTATCCGTTTCCGGAACCTTGTCCTTCTTTAACAGGCTGAGTATGAATTTCGCGCTGCGTTTGTTTTTCCTTGTTCTGCAAAGCTTTCAACATCTGATCGGCTTGGCCGGAACTTATTTCATTCTTTTTTTGTTCCTGATTTTTTTGCTGATCCTGTTGCTTTTCCTGGTTCTTGTTCTGGTCCTTGTTCTCGTCCTTATTCTGATCCTTGTCCTCGTTCTTGTCCTTGTTCTGATTCTGCTTGTTTTGCTGATTCTGTTGATTTTGCTGTTGCTGTTTTTTCAACAGCTGCAATGCATAGGAAAGATTGTAGCGAGCGTCATCGTCGGATGGATTGAGCCGGAGCGCGTTTTTGTAGGCATTCACGCTTTGCTCATAATTTTTTTGTTGCATGTACGTGTTTCCGATATTATGATAAAGCCGGCTCTGTGTGCGATTATCAAGACTATCATTTAAAATTCCCGCATAGGTTTCTCTCGCGCTTTCGAAGTCACCACTTTTATACATGCTGTTTGCAAGATTGTAGCGCGCCTGAAAATTATAATTATTTTTTTGTTCAAGACTTTTCCTGTACAGACCCGAAGCTTTATCAAATTCTTTGTTGCGATACGCTTTGTTTCCGTCAATAACGTTTTGTGCCGAATTCTGCCCAAACCCTGCCAATGAAACAAAAATTGCAATGATTAAAATCATCAAATGTCTCATTACACATTCCTCCTTTCTATGAAATTTTTGAACAGATCCTGCCATTTCATGCGCCGTTCCATTAGAACAAAATCAATTAGTAATAATAGAAAAGCCGGGATGAGTAACCACAAATACAAAGAATTATAATCCGAAAAAATCATGGAGCGATTTTCCGCTTTTTCAGATTTATTGAGCTCATCCATGATGCTCTCAGCAGCGTTGCCAAGGTCTTTTGTGCCGATAAACAATCCTCCGGTCTGAGTTGCTAATCCTTTCAGTAATGCTTCGTCTGGCTTGGTGATCACGGTATTACCGCCTTCGTCTTTTTTGTAACCGGTGCGAACAGAATTGCTGAAAACAGGGATTGGACCACCCTTTTCAGTGCCTATGGCAATGGTGTGAACCGGAATTTTTCTTTTCTGCAATTCTACGATTACGGGTCCGGGATCGCCTTCAAGATTCTCTCCATCGCTGAGTAAAACAATGGCCGGATATTTTGCCTTGCTGCTGTCGATGCTTATTAATGCTGTTGTCAACGCTTTTTCAATGTGCGTTCCCTGTCGGCTGATGAGCTCTGGGTCAAGGTTTCGGACAAACATGGCAACTGCAGTCTGATCAATGGTCATAGGCAGTTGAATGAATGCATCTCCTGCAAAAACAATAAGTCCTGCGCGATCCGAGCCCATGCGGTCAATCATGCCAAGCATAATTTGTTTCACTTTGCTGAGCCGGTTTGGCTTAATGTCTTCGCAGCGCATTGAGTTGCTGATGTCAACCACAAACTGAATATCACTGCCTTTCGATTGAACCTGTTTATTCACTTTTTTCCCGGACAGCGGATTGGCCAGCGATATAATCATAAAAGCCGCTGCTATAGACAGAAGTATGAATTTTGTCAACGGTTTGTTTTTCGAAAAATCCGGAATGGTCAATCGGAGATTATTCCCGGAAAACATACGGGCGAGCTGTTTCTTTCTTGCGAAATAGTACAGCAGAAACAAACCTGTTGCGGCCAGCAGGGCAGCCAGCCACCAGAGATATTGCGGATGTTCAAATCTGTACATAATTATTAAGGTATAATTCGTAAAACGGTGTAACGGAGTAGTAATTCAAAGGCAAGTAAAAATAGAGCCATCAGTACAGGATAGAAAAACAGGTCATGTTTTTCCGACATGCGGGCAACTTTGATTCTCGTCTTTTCCATTTCATCAATTTCTGAATAAATGGATTCAAGCGATTTATTATCAACTGCGCGGAAATATTTTCCACCTGTCATCGACGCCATTTCCTGCAGCATGGGTTCGTCGAGGCGCACGTCGACATATTCATAGGATGTGCCCATGATGGATTTAACCGGATACGGTGCTTTTCCTGTTGTTCCGACTCCAACCGTGTACAGGCGGACACCATAGAGTTTCGCCATGGATGCGGCGTTGAGAGGATCGACAAACCCGCTGTTATTAATTCCGTCAGTAAGCAGAATGATTACTTTGCTGACTGCAGTGCTGAAGCGAAGGCGATCTACCGCAATTCCAACAGCATCACCAATGGCTGTTCCATCGCGCACAATGCCATTCTGAATCTGAAGCAGTAATTGTTTTAATACCGCATGATCGGCTGTGAGCGGGCATTGAGTGAAGGCGGCACCGCTGAAGGCAACCAATCCGATTCTGTCATCGGGACGACCGGCAATGAAATCCTGTGCTACATTTTTTGCAGCATCGAGTCGGTTGGGTTTCAGATCTTCAGCCAGCATGCTGCCCGAAACATCATTCACCAGCATAATATCAATGCCTTCGATGTTGTAGTCATCATGAAAGCTGTATGATTGTGGCCCCGCAATAGCAACGATTATAAAAGCAATCGCAGTCAATCGGAAAACAGGAAGAAAATGAAATAATCTTTCACGAAAAGTTTTCGGTGCTTTTTCAACAGCTTTCAACGATGATGCAACAACAGCATGACGCGACTGCCTGAAATTTTTAATGTACCACCAAATCATCAGCGGGATACAAGCCATTAGCAGAAACGCCCATGGATTCTCAAAAGACAGATCATTAATCCATTCCATTGTTGTCGGTGTTTGTTTCAACGGGTCTGGTCTCACTCACAAAATCGATGGCATTGCTGACCGATTTTTCGTATTGCCCCGGTTCAGGACGAAAGCGTGCAAACTTGGCCATATCTGCCACAGAAAGTATTCCTTTCAGATTTTGAATGCTGGCTACCGGTAATTCTTTTTTTGTTACAGCATTGATCAATTCCGATGAAAGCATTTCTTCAGCATGAATGTCACGCGAGTATTTTAAATATTTTCGAATGATTTCAACAAGTTCAGTATAAAAATCTTTTGGCGAAACACTAAACCATGCGCGCGATTCCTGCATTTTGCGCAGCGCTGCCAAAGCGGCTTCCGCCGGATTGATCCAGACAATTTCCTCAGCCGGAATTACAGATTTCTTTTTGCGCAAACGTAAGTAAATGAAAAATCCTGCGAC comes from Bacteroidetes bacterium GWF2_43_63 and encodes:
- a CDS encoding GxxExxY protein, whose amino-acid sequence is MKENQISELIINLAIKVHSILGPGLLESVYEECLCHELKKAGLSFVRQQPVKLVYDGLIMDVAFRADIVVENKVIIEMKSVKEVDKVMKKILLTYLRITDKRLGLILNFNEVLLKDGITRIVNNLEE